Proteins encoded within one genomic window of Streptomyces sp. NBC_01314:
- a CDS encoding pyridoxamine 5'-phosphate oxidase family protein, translating to MVQNDAFRALDRQECIRLLAKVPVGRVVYTRQALPAVLPVNFALDTDASVLLCTSAASDLVRAIDGVVVAFEGDEFDPATRSGWSVVVTGRAAVVTDPAEHERLSRSGPSSWMPMRGEVFVRIACELVTGRELAGARAAL from the coding sequence ATGGTTCAGAACGATGCCTTTCGCGCTCTCGACAGGCAGGAGTGCATCCGCCTGCTGGCCAAGGTGCCGGTCGGCCGCGTGGTGTACACCCGGCAGGCGCTGCCTGCGGTCCTCCCGGTCAACTTCGCCCTCGACACCGATGCCTCCGTCCTGCTGTGCACGTCGGCGGCCTCCGACCTCGTGCGCGCGATCGACGGCGTCGTGGTCGCTTTCGAGGGGGACGAGTTCGACCCGGCCACCCGGTCCGGCTGGAGCGTCGTCGTCACCGGGCGGGCTGCGGTGGTGACCGACCCTGCCGAGCACGAACGCCTGTCCCGGAGCGGCCCCTCCTCCTGGATGCCGATGCGGGGCGAGGTCTTCGTGCGGATCGCCTGCGAGTTGGTCACTGGACGCGAACTCGCCGGGGCACGTGCCGCCCTGTGA
- a CDS encoding phosphoketolase translates to MTKVEHQNATVLTDDELRTLDAHWRAANYLTVGQIYLLANPLLTEPLRPEHIKPRLLGHWGTSPGLNLVYTHLNRVIKARGLDALCVWGPGHGGPSVLANSWLEGSYSETYPDVPRDAEGMARLFRQFSFPGGVPSHVAPETPGSIHEGGELGYSLAHAYGAAFDNPDLLVACVIGDGEAETGPLAAAWHSDKFLDPVHDGAVLPILHLNGYKIANPTVLSRLPESELDELLRGYGHVPIHVTGEDPAQVHRAMARAFEEALDRIALMQRTAREDGVAERVHWPVIVLRTPKGWTGPAEVDGVPVEGTWRAHQVPLAGVRENPDHLRQLEAWLRSYRPAELFGPAGRPVADVLACVPEGSRQLGSTPHANGGLLVRDLPIRSLDDFAVPVDKPGTTLHEPTRVLGDLLEQVMNDTRLRRDFRIVGPDETASNRLQAVFDASGKAWQAERLPVDEHLDRHGRVMEILSEHTCQGWLEGYLLTGRHGLFSCYEAFVHIVDSMVNQHIKWLKTSRELPWRAPIASLNYLLTSHVWRQDHNGFSHQDPGFVDHVLNKSPEVVRVYLPPDANTLLSVADHALRSRDYVNVIVAGKQPCFDWLSIEQARAHCARGAGIWEWAGTENGGEPDAVLACAGDVPTQEVLAAAQLLRRHLPQLAVRVVNVVDMTRLLPREEHPHGMSDFEYDGLFTTDKPVIFAYHGYPWLIHRLAYRRTGHKNLHVRGYKESGTTTTPFDMVVRNDLDRYRLVMDVIDRVPGLAVRAAAVRQQMADARTRHQAWIREHGTDLPEVADWTWST, encoded by the coding sequence ATGACCAAGGTCGAACACCAGAACGCCACCGTACTGACCGATGACGAACTGCGCACCCTGGACGCCCACTGGCGGGCCGCCAACTACCTGACCGTCGGACAGATCTACCTGCTGGCCAACCCGCTGCTGACCGAGCCGCTGCGCCCCGAGCACATCAAGCCCCGGCTGCTCGGCCACTGGGGCACCTCTCCCGGACTCAACCTCGTGTACACCCACCTCAACCGGGTGATCAAGGCGCGCGGTCTCGACGCGCTGTGCGTCTGGGGCCCCGGGCACGGCGGGCCGTCCGTGCTCGCCAACTCGTGGCTGGAGGGCAGCTACAGCGAGACCTACCCCGACGTGCCGCGCGACGCGGAGGGCATGGCACGGCTGTTCCGGCAGTTCTCCTTCCCCGGCGGGGTGCCCAGCCACGTCGCACCCGAGACGCCCGGCTCCATCCACGAGGGCGGCGAGCTCGGCTACTCGCTGGCGCACGCGTACGGCGCCGCGTTCGACAACCCCGACCTGCTCGTGGCGTGCGTGATCGGGGACGGCGAGGCGGAGACCGGGCCGCTGGCCGCCGCCTGGCATTCCGACAAGTTCCTCGACCCGGTGCACGACGGAGCGGTCCTGCCGATCCTCCACCTCAACGGCTACAAGATCGCCAACCCGACGGTGCTCTCCCGCCTTCCCGAGTCCGAGCTGGACGAGCTGCTGCGGGGATACGGCCATGTGCCGATCCATGTGACCGGTGAAGACCCGGCGCAGGTGCACCGCGCGATGGCCAGGGCCTTCGAGGAGGCACTGGACCGTATCGCCCTGATGCAGCGGACGGCCCGCGAGGACGGTGTCGCCGAGCGGGTGCACTGGCCGGTGATCGTGCTGCGCACGCCGAAGGGCTGGACCGGCCCCGCAGAGGTCGACGGGGTGCCCGTCGAGGGCACCTGGCGCGCGCACCAGGTTCCGCTGGCCGGTGTTCGGGAGAACCCGGACCATCTGCGGCAGTTGGAGGCCTGGCTGCGCTCGTACCGGCCCGCCGAACTGTTCGGCCCGGCCGGCCGGCCTGTCGCCGACGTCCTCGCCTGTGTCCCCGAGGGCTCCAGGCAGCTTGGCTCCACCCCGCACGCCAACGGCGGGCTCCTCGTCCGCGACCTGCCCATCCGGTCCCTCGACGACTTCGCCGTACCGGTCGACAAACCGGGCACGACGCTGCACGAGCCCACCCGGGTCCTCGGCGACCTCCTGGAACAGGTCATGAACGACACCCGCCTGCGCCGGGACTTCCGGATCGTCGGCCCGGACGAGACCGCCTCCAACCGGCTCCAGGCCGTCTTCGACGCCAGCGGCAAGGCCTGGCAGGCCGAGCGCCTGCCGGTGGACGAACACCTGGACCGGCACGGGCGGGTGATGGAGATCCTCTCCGAACACACCTGCCAGGGCTGGCTGGAGGGCTACCTCCTCACCGGCCGGCACGGGCTGTTCTCCTGCTACGAGGCGTTCGTCCACATCGTCGACTCCATGGTCAACCAGCACATCAAGTGGCTGAAGACGTCACGGGAACTGCCCTGGCGTGCGCCCATCGCCTCCCTCAACTACCTGCTGACGTCGCACGTGTGGCGGCAGGACCACAACGGTTTCTCCCATCAGGACCCGGGCTTCGTCGACCACGTCCTCAACAAGAGCCCCGAGGTCGTACGGGTCTATCTGCCGCCGGACGCCAACACCCTGCTGTCGGTGGCGGACCACGCCCTGCGCAGCCGCGACTACGTCAACGTGATCGTGGCCGGCAAACAGCCCTGCTTCGACTGGCTGTCCATCGAGCAGGCCCGCGCCCACTGCGCGCGGGGCGCCGGGATCTGGGAATGGGCCGGCACGGAGAACGGCGGCGAACCGGATGCCGTGCTCGCCTGCGCCGGGGACGTTCCCACCCAGGAGGTGCTGGCCGCCGCCCAGCTGCTGCGCCGCCACCTGCCGCAGCTCGCCGTCCGCGTCGTCAACGTCGTCGACATGACCCGGCTGCTCCCGCGTGAGGAACACCCGCACGGGATGAGCGACTTCGAGTACGACGGCCTGTTCACCACCGACAAGCCGGTGATCTTCGCCTACCACGGCTACCCGTGGCTGATCCACCGCCTCGCCTACCGCCGCACCGGCCACAAGAACCTGCATGTACGCGGCTACAAGGAGTCCGGCACCACCACGACACCGTTCGACATGGTCGTCCGCAACGACCTCGACCGCTACCGCCTGGTCATGGACGTCATTGACCGCGTCCCCGGCCTCGCCGTCCGTGCCGCCGCCGTACGCCAGCAGATGGCCGACGCCCGCACCCGCCACCAGGCCTGGATCCGCGAGCACGGCACCGACCTGCCCGAGGTCGCCGACTGGACCTGGAGCACCTGA
- a CDS encoding APC family permease: MGWGRGVGAGLSVRDLRNLRGPSGRCHDAGTRRKPRSRIDTFASHPFKEHSHARIRPQPRAGSTQAGSWPARRLRARDRSVIGTGVFALPSALAPYGPVSLVAFIAVTLGALALALTFGALSKRVPADGRPYVHAREAFGEFTGFLNAWSHWITAWAGNAAVVVAWVGYVEVFVNTGHRTRVSMSIALIGLWIPAPINLSGVRNIGAGGHGRAEVRPAGLHGHPRAVLHRPGQLRRLQRQWPVGARRDLRGGRHRPVQSPRPGGRL; this comes from the coding sequence GTGGGGTGGGGCCGAGGAGTTGGGGCGGGCCTCTCGGTCCGGGACCTTCGGAACCTGCGTGGGCCGTCCGGCCGCTGCCACGACGCCGGTACGAGGCGGAAGCCTCGATCGCGGATCGACACCTTCGCAAGCCACCCGTTCAAGGAGCACAGCCATGCCCGGATCCGCCCCCAGCCGCGAGCGGGAAGCACCCAAGCAGGCTCTTGGCCTGCCCGCCGCCTCCGCGCTCGTGATCGCAGCGTCATCGGCACCGGAGTCTTCGCTCTGCCGTCCGCGCTCGCCCCGTACGGGCCGGTCTCCCTGGTCGCCTTCATCGCCGTGACGCTGGGCGCGCTCGCACTGGCGCTGACCTTCGGCGCACTGTCGAAGCGCGTGCCGGCCGACGGCAGACCGTACGTCCACGCCCGCGAGGCGTTCGGTGAGTTCACAGGCTTCCTGAACGCCTGGTCCCACTGGATCACCGCGTGGGCCGGGAACGCGGCCGTCGTGGTTGCGTGGGTCGGCTACGTCGAGGTTTTTGTCAACACCGGGCACAGGACGCGGGTCTCGATGTCGATCGCGCTGATCGGGCTCTGGATTCCGGCGCCGATCAACCTGTCCGGGGTCCGCAACATCGGCGCAGGTGGTCACGGCCGTGCTGAAGTTCGTCCCGCTGGTCTTCATGGCCACCCTCGGGCTGTTCTTCATCGACCCGGACAACTTCGGCGCCTTCAACGCCAGTGGCCGGTCGGTGCTCGGCGCGATCTCCGCGGCGGCCGCCATCGCCCTGTTCAGTCACCTCGGCCTGGAGGCCGCCTCTAG
- a CDS encoding STAS domain-containing protein, whose protein sequence is MDDNHTRSTPYRTHRTVGGTTVITLQGELDVVTAPSLAARMDALTSGPRPDLVIDLRPVSFIDCAGLGVLCRARNRAKARQGRLRLVTNSSPFLRILHHTGLTGVFDIRSRLSEEAAGSPVSDSDSASAD, encoded by the coding sequence ATGGACGACAACCACACGAGGTCCACGCCGTACCGCACCCATCGCACCGTCGGTGGCACGACCGTCATCACTCTGCAGGGCGAGCTCGACGTCGTGACGGCGCCCTCGCTCGCGGCCCGCATGGACGCGCTGACCTCCGGTCCGCGCCCCGACCTGGTGATCGACCTGCGCCCGGTCTCCTTCATCGACTGCGCCGGGCTGGGCGTGCTGTGCAGGGCGCGGAACCGGGCGAAGGCCCGGCAGGGTCGGCTACGGCTGGTCACGAACAGTTCCCCGTTCCTGCGGATCCTGCACCACACCGGACTGACCGGCGTTTTCGACATCCGCTCCCGACTGTCCGAGGAGGCGGCCGGGTCGCCGGTCTCCGACTCCGACTCCGCTTCGGCCGACTGA
- the adhP gene encoding alcohol dehydrogenase AdhP: MKAAVVRAFSEPLVIEERPDPEPGPGQVRVRVEASGLCHTDIHAAHGDWPVKPDPPFVPGHEGVGLVEKLGDGVTHLSVGQRVAVPWLGRACGRCEHCLSGWETLCEQQINTGYGCDGGYAEKMLAWADFAQVVPEGVTAVDAAPLTCAGVTTYKALKVAEVRPAQLVAISGIGGLGHLAVQYAKIAGATVAAIDVTDEKLELATELGADIVIDARKENVGEVLKRHGGAHAAIALAVNEAAFAAVNAGLRRGGKLVMVALPAHGTVQVPIFDTVLNGTSVIGSIVGTRQDLAEVFQLHAAGRTRVISETRPLASVNESIDEVLRGQVKARIVFDLGAGR, from the coding sequence ATGAAGGCAGCGGTCGTACGAGCATTCAGCGAGCCCCTGGTCATCGAGGAACGCCCCGACCCCGAGCCCGGCCCCGGCCAGGTCCGTGTCCGGGTCGAGGCGTCCGGGCTGTGTCACACCGACATCCATGCCGCCCACGGCGACTGGCCCGTCAAACCCGACCCGCCGTTCGTCCCCGGTCACGAAGGCGTCGGCCTCGTCGAGAAGCTCGGCGACGGCGTCACCCACCTGAGCGTCGGGCAACGGGTCGCCGTGCCCTGGCTCGGCAGGGCCTGCGGACGGTGCGAGCACTGCCTGTCCGGCTGGGAGACGCTGTGCGAGCAGCAGATCAACACCGGCTACGGCTGCGACGGTGGATACGCCGAGAAGATGCTGGCCTGGGCCGACTTCGCGCAGGTGGTGCCCGAGGGCGTCACCGCCGTCGACGCCGCCCCGCTGACCTGCGCCGGCGTGACCACGTACAAGGCACTGAAGGTCGCCGAGGTGCGGCCCGCGCAGCTGGTCGCGATCTCCGGCATCGGCGGACTCGGCCACCTCGCCGTGCAGTACGCCAAGATCGCCGGAGCCACGGTGGCCGCGATCGACGTCACCGACGAGAAGCTCGAACTCGCCACCGAACTCGGTGCCGACATCGTCATCGACGCCCGCAAGGAGAACGTCGGCGAGGTCCTCAAGCGGCACGGCGGCGCCCACGCGGCCATCGCGCTCGCGGTGAACGAAGCGGCCTTCGCGGCCGTCAACGCGGGGCTGCGGCGCGGCGGCAAGCTCGTCATGGTCGCCCTGCCCGCCCACGGCACCGTCCAGGTCCCGATCTTCGACACGGTCCTGAACGGTACGAGCGTCATCGGCTCGATCGTGGGCACCCGACAGGACCTCGCCGAGGTCTTCCAGCTGCACGCGGCCGGCCGGACCCGGGTCATCTCCGAGACCCGACCGCTGGCCTCCGTCAACGAATCCATCGACGAGGTGCTGCGCGGCCAGGTCAAGGCCCGGATCGTGTTCGACCTCGGTGCGGGACGGTGA
- a CDS encoding response regulator codes for MPEPRTFDEQNPIRVFLLDDHEVVRRGLADLLDSEPDISVIGDAGTVERALVRGPALRPDVAVLDVRLPDGDGISVCRELRNQMPELACLMLTSFDDEEALLDAIMAGASGYVLKQIKGSDLVSAVRTVASGQSMLDPATTARLMRSLRAEPVATPAVPSELASLSPRERDILALIGEGLTNREIGKKLYLSEKTVKNHISRLLAKLGVQRRVQAAVLASHLEQPETGEPRTR; via the coding sequence ATGCCTGAGCCACGCACTTTCGACGAGCAGAACCCGATCCGTGTGTTTCTGCTGGACGATCACGAGGTCGTCCGCCGGGGCCTGGCCGACCTGCTCGACTCCGAGCCGGACATCTCGGTGATCGGCGATGCCGGCACGGTCGAGCGCGCTCTCGTTCGCGGCCCGGCGCTGCGCCCCGACGTCGCCGTCCTCGATGTGCGTCTCCCCGACGGCGACGGCATCTCGGTCTGCCGCGAGCTGCGCAACCAGATGCCGGAGCTGGCCTGTCTGATGCTGACCTCGTTCGACGACGAGGAGGCTCTGCTCGACGCGATCATGGCCGGCGCCTCCGGCTACGTCCTCAAGCAGATCAAGGGCTCCGACCTCGTCTCGGCGGTGCGCACGGTCGCCTCGGGCCAGTCGATGCTGGACCCCGCGACCACGGCCCGTCTGATGCGCTCGCTGCGGGCCGAACCCGTCGCCACCCCCGCCGTACCGTCCGAGCTGGCGAGCCTGTCCCCGCGCGAGAGGGACATCCTGGCGCTGATCGGCGAAGGCCTCACCAACCGCGAGATCGGCAAGAAGCTCTATCTCTCCGAGAAGACCGTCAAGAACCACATCTCCCGCCTGCTGGCCAAGCTCGGCGTACAGCGCCGGGTCCAGGCCGCGGTCCTCGCCTCCCATCTGGAACAGCCGGAGACAGGCGAGCCACGAACGAGGTGA
- a CDS encoding cyclic nucleotide-binding domain-containing protein: protein MNAPPTPSMLRTLSAEHRQRLMRVAREVSVPQGTRLFEEGGRADRFWIIRTGTVELDMRVPGRRAAVIESLGHNELVGWSWLFAPHSWHMGAAATTPIRAYEFDATAVRSMCQDDPALGNDVSQWVGQVLAHRLRSARTRLLDLYAPYGAGSVI from the coding sequence ATGAACGCTCCCCCCACCCCCAGCATGCTGCGCACACTGTCCGCCGAGCACCGTCAGCGGCTCATGCGCGTCGCCCGGGAGGTGTCCGTCCCCCAAGGAACACGTCTGTTCGAGGAGGGTGGACGCGCCGACCGCTTCTGGATCATCCGCACCGGCACGGTCGAACTCGACATGCGGGTGCCGGGCCGACGGGCGGCGGTCATCGAGAGTCTCGGGCACAACGAACTGGTCGGCTGGTCCTGGCTCTTCGCACCTCACTCCTGGCACATGGGCGCCGCGGCGACGACACCGATCCGGGCCTACGAGTTCGACGCGACCGCCGTCCGGTCCATGTGCCAGGACGACCCCGCCCTGGGCAACGACGTCAGCCAGTGGGTGGGGCAGGTGTTGGCGCACCGTCTGCGCTCGGCCCGGACACGTCTGCTGGACCTGTACGCCCCGTACGGCGCCGGCAGCGTCATCTGA
- a CDS encoding universal stress protein, with translation MAMDLPIVVGVDGSEAGLRAVDWAADEAALRGAPLRLVYASLWERYEGAQLAEDLEKPSERVRAEDIVESAARRARLRRSEVKITTDVLPEEPEYTLLRESRSASLLVTGTRGRSALTEALLGSVSLTVAAHAHCPMIVVRGSHDNQALPATHGRVVVGVGEKPTSSAAVRFAFEEARRRGARVDAVRAWRCPAHETIDHPPPDSVRGYPQLTGEPARLHEQRAAEALESALQDAPADVVLHRRTAEGHARNVLVDASRDADLLVVGAKRRQRHFGLQLGRVTHGVLHHSACPVVIVPEPE, from the coding sequence ATGGCGATGGACCTGCCGATCGTCGTCGGCGTCGACGGCTCCGAGGCCGGCCTGCGGGCCGTGGACTGGGCGGCCGACGAGGCGGCCCTGCGCGGGGCACCGCTACGCCTGGTGTACGCATCGCTGTGGGAGCGGTACGAGGGCGCTCAGCTCGCCGAGGACCTGGAAAAGCCGTCCGAGCGGGTTCGGGCCGAGGACATCGTGGAGAGCGCCGCGCGGCGAGCCCGCCTCCGCCGGTCCGAGGTGAAGATCACCACGGATGTGCTGCCCGAGGAACCCGAGTACACGCTGCTGCGGGAGAGCCGCAGCGCCTCCCTGCTGGTGACCGGCACCCGGGGCCGCAGCGCCCTCACGGAAGCGCTGCTGGGCTCGGTGAGCCTGACGGTGGCCGCGCACGCGCACTGCCCGATGATCGTCGTACGCGGCAGCCACGACAACCAGGCCCTGCCCGCGACGCACGGCCGCGTCGTCGTCGGCGTGGGGGAGAAGCCGACGTCCTCGGCGGCGGTGCGCTTCGCCTTCGAGGAGGCGCGGCGACGTGGGGCGCGGGTCGATGCCGTACGGGCCTGGCGGTGCCCCGCGCACGAGACCATCGACCATCCTCCCCCGGACTCCGTCCGGGGGTACCCCCAGCTGACCGGGGAGCCCGCGCGGCTGCACGAGCAGCGGGCGGCGGAGGCTCTGGAGTCGGCGCTTCAGGACGCCCCCGCCGATGTCGTACTGCACCGCCGCACGGCTGAGGGCCACGCCCGGAACGTGCTGGTCGACGCCTCGCGCGACGCCGACCTCCTGGTCGTCGGAGCCAAGCGCCGGCAGCGGCACTTCGGACTCCAGCTCGGCCGGGTGACGCACGGGGTGCTGCACCACTCCGCCTGCCCGGTCGTGATCGTGCCCGAGCCGGAGTGA
- a CDS encoding zinc-dependent alcohol dehydrogenase family protein produces MKGYVFHGPGQSAWEEIPDPAVKEPTDAIVRVDAVTICGTDLRILKGDVPEVHPGTVLGHEAVGEVMEVGGDVRTVGPGDRVLVSCISACGRCRYCRESAYGQCRGGGGWILGHLIDGTQAEYVRVPYADLSVHALPGAVESKDAVLLADIFPTAYEVGVLNGRVRPGDTVAVVGAGPIGLAAIATARLFAPERIVAVDLATSRLDAAKRLRADAVADAREDPEQLIADLTDGLGADVAIEAVGVPESFEMCTRMVRPGGHVANVGVHGKPATLHLENLWIKNVTITTGLVDTYSTPTLLRMAAAGRLPTAQLVTHTFPLDRMEEAYDVFARAADTGALKVVLGEQPHKEVAVPAV; encoded by the coding sequence ATGAAAGGCTACGTCTTCCACGGCCCGGGGCAGTCGGCCTGGGAGGAGATCCCGGACCCTGCCGTCAAGGAGCCCACCGACGCCATCGTGCGGGTCGACGCCGTGACCATCTGCGGCACCGACCTGCGCATCCTCAAGGGCGATGTGCCCGAGGTGCACCCCGGCACGGTCCTGGGGCACGAGGCCGTCGGTGAAGTCATGGAGGTCGGCGGCGACGTCCGGACCGTAGGTCCGGGCGATCGTGTGCTGGTCTCCTGCATCAGCGCCTGCGGGCGCTGCCGCTACTGCAGGGAGAGCGCCTACGGCCAGTGCCGGGGCGGTGGAGGCTGGATTCTCGGCCACCTGATCGACGGCACCCAGGCCGAGTACGTCCGCGTCCCGTACGCCGACCTGTCCGTCCATGCGCTCCCCGGCGCGGTCGAGAGCAAGGACGCGGTACTGCTCGCGGACATCTTCCCGACCGCCTACGAAGTGGGCGTGCTCAACGGCCGTGTACGCCCGGGCGACACCGTCGCCGTGGTCGGAGCAGGCCCCATCGGCCTCGCGGCGATCGCCACGGCACGTCTGTTCGCCCCCGAGCGGATCGTCGCCGTCGACCTGGCCACCTCCCGGCTGGACGCCGCCAAGCGGCTCCGCGCCGATGCCGTGGCCGATGCCCGTGAGGACCCCGAGCAACTGATCGCCGATCTGACCGACGGGCTCGGCGCGGACGTGGCCATCGAGGCGGTCGGCGTCCCGGAGAGCTTCGAGATGTGCACGCGCATGGTGCGCCCCGGCGGCCACGTCGCCAATGTCGGCGTCCACGGCAAGCCGGCCACGCTGCACCTCGAAAACCTGTGGATCAAGAACGTGACCATCACCACCGGCCTGGTCGACACCTACTCCACACCCACCCTGCTGCGCATGGCGGCCGCCGGCCGCCTGCCGACCGCGCAGCTGGTCACCCACACCTTCCCGCTCGACCGCATGGAGGAGGCGTACGACGTCTTCGCCCGGGCCGCCGACACCGGCGCCCTCAAGGTGGTGCTCGGCGAGCAGCCGCACAAGGAGGTCGCCGTCCCGGCGGTCTGA
- the ppk2 gene encoding polyphosphate kinase 2, producing the protein MAGKKTTKLPRAVYETELLRLQTELVKLQEWVRAEGARLVVVFEGRDAAGKGGTIKRVAEHLNPRVARIAALPKPTERERTQWYFQRYAEHLPAAGEIVLFDRSWYNRAGVEHVMGFCTKEEHQLFLRQCPVFERMLVEDGILLRKYWFSVSDTEQQERFRRRLEDPLRRWKLSPMDLESITHWEAYSRAKDEMLVHTDIREAPWYVVESDDKRRARLNMIAHLLDSVPYHEVPPPVLDLPARPASTGYQRPPRDLQTYVPDHAASL; encoded by the coding sequence ATGGCCGGCAAGAAGACGACGAAACTGCCGCGCGCGGTGTACGAGACGGAACTGCTGCGTCTGCAGACGGAGTTGGTGAAGCTGCAGGAGTGGGTGCGGGCGGAGGGCGCCCGGCTGGTCGTGGTCTTCGAGGGGCGCGACGCGGCGGGCAAGGGCGGCACCATCAAGCGGGTCGCCGAGCACCTCAACCCGCGCGTCGCCCGGATCGCGGCGCTCCCCAAGCCGACGGAGCGCGAGCGCACCCAGTGGTACTTCCAGCGGTACGCCGAGCATCTTCCGGCCGCCGGGGAGATCGTGCTGTTCGACCGGTCCTGGTACAACCGGGCCGGTGTCGAGCACGTGATGGGCTTCTGCACGAAGGAGGAGCACCAGCTGTTCCTCCGCCAGTGCCCGGTCTTCGAACGGATGCTGGTCGAGGACGGGATCCTGCTGCGCAAGTACTGGTTCTCGGTGAGCGACACCGAGCAGCAGGAGCGGTTCCGGCGCCGTCTGGAGGACCCGCTGCGTCGCTGGAAGCTCTCGCCTATGGACCTGGAGTCGATCACCCACTGGGAGGCGTACTCCCGGGCGAAGGACGAGATGCTGGTGCACACCGACATCCGCGAAGCGCCCTGGTACGTGGTCGAGAGCGACGACAAGCGCCGGGCGCGGCTGAACATGATTGCCCACCTGCTCGACTCTGTGCCGTACCACGAGGTCCCGCCACCGGTGCTGGACCTGCCCGCGCGCCCGGCGTCGACCGGCTACCAGCGTCCGCCGCGCGATCTGCAGACGTACGTCCCCGACCACGCGGCGAGTCTCTGA
- a CDS encoding integrase, giving the protein MARYQVAFSGRPAGYIEHRWDRTSGNTRRTLADALATITPALVEPGSLYKEPHVLRRALYSWAFNKNAWKSRPREEWQAALDWLQRRSLPVSELEDPVVLRRGLDALCRKVDGTAAAAKTAKRKKAAVNEVFGAAVERGYFSHDPLNGLRWTAPEVADEVDPDCVPNPAQVARLLAAVRALPGKGPHLYAFFGCMYYAAMRPAEVIHLKQTQCRLPPSGWGLLNLKGGVVTAGKEWTDDGTVHEIHSLKRRAAKATRPVPIPPVLVQMLREHIQHFGVATDGRVFRNAAENYIEPSVYGITWGRAREAVLTLEEQTLELAKRPYGLRHAGISFWLASGVDPAECARRAGQSIHVLFRYYAKFLAETRDHANRLIEESMRHWEESGAGGR; this is encoded by the coding sequence GTGGCCAGGTACCAGGTGGCCTTCTCCGGCAGGCCGGCCGGATACATCGAGCACCGGTGGGACCGTACCTCGGGTAATACCCGCCGTACGCTGGCTGACGCCCTGGCGACCATCACCCCGGCCCTTGTCGAGCCGGGGTCTCTCTACAAAGAACCGCACGTACTACGGCGGGCGCTGTACTCGTGGGCCTTCAACAAGAACGCCTGGAAGTCCCGGCCGCGCGAAGAGTGGCAGGCCGCGCTGGACTGGCTGCAGCGACGCTCGCTGCCTGTCAGTGAGCTGGAGGACCCTGTCGTACTGCGCCGCGGGCTGGACGCCCTCTGCCGCAAGGTGGACGGCACGGCAGCCGCCGCGAAGACTGCGAAACGGAAGAAGGCCGCAGTCAACGAGGTCTTCGGGGCAGCCGTTGAACGCGGATACTTCTCGCACGATCCGCTGAACGGTCTTCGCTGGACGGCGCCAGAGGTCGCGGACGAGGTCGACCCCGACTGCGTGCCAAATCCGGCCCAGGTCGCCCGACTGCTCGCAGCCGTCAGGGCCCTGCCCGGCAAGGGCCCTCATCTGTACGCCTTCTTCGGCTGCATGTACTACGCCGCCATGCGCCCGGCAGAGGTCATTCACCTGAAGCAGACCCAGTGCCGTCTGCCGCCGAGCGGCTGGGGCCTGCTGAACCTCAAGGGCGGTGTGGTGACTGCCGGCAAGGAGTGGACCGATGACGGTACTGTCCACGAAATCCACTCGCTGAAACGGCGCGCGGCCAAGGCCACGCGCCCCGTACCCATACCTCCCGTACTCGTCCAGATGCTGCGCGAGCACATACAGCACTTCGGCGTCGCAACCGACGGGCGTGTGTTCCGAAACGCGGCCGAGAACTACATCGAGCCCTCGGTGTACGGCATCACATGGGGACGAGCCCGCGAGGCTGTCCTCACTCTTGAGGAGCAGACCCTCGAACTGGCCAAGCGCCCCTACGGCCTGCGCCACGCCGGCATCTCGTTCTGGCTGGCTTCCGGCGTCGACCCCGCCGAGTGCGCGCGCCGAGCCGGGCAGAGCATCCATGTCCTGTTCCGCTACTACGCCAAGTTTCTTGCCGAAACACGAGACCACGCCAACCGGCTGATCGAGGAGTCGATGAGGCATTGGGAGGAATCGGGGGCCGGCGGCCGTTGA